One stretch of Numenius arquata chromosome 8, bNumArq3.hap1.1, whole genome shotgun sequence DNA includes these proteins:
- the RGS18 gene encoding regulator of G-protein signaling 18 isoform X2, with product MENPLLLFPQLNISASKDKSYYKVMKSTIKEEPHKASKPGAKQKRNRLSLLLQKSEFHEGDHPGKPGNLTKAASVSPEEAVKWGESFDKLLSEKAGLDAFTKFLKTEFSEENIEFWIACEDYKKSKTAHELLPKAKTIYETFIQKDAPKEVNLDFQTKEVTSQNVQQPILTTFDAAQNTVYRLMEQDSYPRFLRSDPYLNLVKGRNPSRPTLRRRSRSFTVNDFQGVRPDFTIW from the exons ATGGAGAACCCACTTCTTTTATTCCCCCAACTAAACATTTCTGCTTCAAAGGATAAATCCTATTACAAAGTCATGAAATCAACAATTAAAGAAGAGCCACATAAAGCAAGCAAGCCTGG AGCTAAGCAGAAGAGAAATAGGCTCAGCCTTCTACTGCAGAAATCTGAATTCCATGAAGGTGATCATCCTGGTAAACCTGGAAACTTGACAAAAGCAGCAAG CGTGTCTCCTGAAGAAGCAGTGAAATGGGGAGAATCTTTTGACAAACTGCTTTCTGAGAAAg CTGGATTGGATGCCTTTACAAAATTTCTGAAGACTGAGTTCAGTGAGGAGAACATCGAGTTCTGGATAGCTTGTGAGGattacaagaaaagcaaaactgcacATGAACTTTTGCCAAAAGCTAAGACCATTTATGAAACATTCATACAGAAAGACGCTCCAAAAGAG GTGAATTTGGACTTTCAAACCAAAGAAGTCACAAGTCAGAATGTTCAGCAGCCCATCCTCACCACCTTTGACGCTGCACAAAACACAGTCTACAGGCTGATGGAGCAAGACAGCTACCCGCGCTTCCTACGATCTGATCCTTACTTAAATTTGGTTAAGGGGAGAAATCCCAGTCGTCCTACCCTTAGGAGACGATCAAGGTCTTTTACTGTCAATGATTTCCAGGGTGTACGACCAGACTTTACCATTTGGTAA
- the RGS18 gene encoding regulator of G-protein signaling 18 isoform X1 translates to MENPLLLFPQLNISASKDKSYYKVMKSTIKEEPHKASKPGAKQKRNRLSLLLQKSEFHEGDHPGKPGNLTKAASSVSPEEAVKWGESFDKLLSEKAGLDAFTKFLKTEFSEENIEFWIACEDYKKSKTAHELLPKAKTIYETFIQKDAPKEVNLDFQTKEVTSQNVQQPILTTFDAAQNTVYRLMEQDSYPRFLRSDPYLNLVKGRNPSRPTLRRRSRSFTVNDFQGVRPDFTIW, encoded by the exons ATGGAGAACCCACTTCTTTTATTCCCCCAACTAAACATTTCTGCTTCAAAGGATAAATCCTATTACAAAGTCATGAAATCAACAATTAAAGAAGAGCCACATAAAGCAAGCAAGCCTGG AGCTAAGCAGAAGAGAAATAGGCTCAGCCTTCTACTGCAGAAATCTGAATTCCATGAAGGTGATCATCCTGGTAAACCTGGAAACTTGACAAAAGCAGCAAG CAGCGTGTCTCCTGAAGAAGCAGTGAAATGGGGAGAATCTTTTGACAAACTGCTTTCTGAGAAAg CTGGATTGGATGCCTTTACAAAATTTCTGAAGACTGAGTTCAGTGAGGAGAACATCGAGTTCTGGATAGCTTGTGAGGattacaagaaaagcaaaactgcacATGAACTTTTGCCAAAAGCTAAGACCATTTATGAAACATTCATACAGAAAGACGCTCCAAAAGAG GTGAATTTGGACTTTCAAACCAAAGAAGTCACAAGTCAGAATGTTCAGCAGCCCATCCTCACCACCTTTGACGCTGCACAAAACACAGTCTACAGGCTGATGGAGCAAGACAGCTACCCGCGCTTCCTACGATCTGATCCTTACTTAAATTTGGTTAAGGGGAGAAATCCCAGTCGTCCTACCCTTAGGAGACGATCAAGGTCTTTTACTGTCAATGATTTCCAGGGTGTACGACCAGACTTTACCATTTGGTAA